The sequence ACAAATCAATAAAAACTTTCGTTACAGATTGAGATAATTTAGGACTCATCGTAAATTGAGTACGATTCCAATCACATGAACATCCCAATTTTTTAAGTTGATCAAAAATAATATTTTTATGCTTTTTTGCCCATTTTGTTACATGATACAAAAATTTTTTTCTTCCTAAAAAAATCTTAGATAATCCTTTCTGTTTTAACTGATGAACTACTTTAGCTTCTGTAGCAATAGATGCATGATCTGTTCCCGGAATCCAACAAGTATTATATCCTTTCATTCTTGCATATCTAATCAAAACATCCTGTATAGTATTATTAAGCATATGTCCTATATGAAGAACACCAGTCACATTTGGAGGAGGCATCACTATAGCATAAGGTATTCTATCATCTGGATATGAAGAAAAGTAATTTCCTTTCATCCAATAATGATATCTTTTTTTTTCCGCATGTTTGGGATCATATTTAATTGGAATTTTCATAAATTTAAAAATATAAAAAAAATTGAAATAATCATGAAAATTATTTTGATTGCTGCTGTTTCAAAAAATGGATTTATAGGAAAAAATAACCAGTTAATGTGGCATTTACCTAATGATTTAAAACGTTTTAAAAATTTAACTATAGGAAAAACAGTTTTAATGGGAAGAAAAACTTTCGAATCTATTGGAAAAATCCTTCCAGAAAGAAGAAATATTATCCTTACAAAAAATAAAGAAAACTTTTTATACTTAAAAAAAAATCAGAAAAATATTAGAATTATTTCTTCTATCAAAGAAATAGAAAAAATATACAAAAAAATATTTGTCATAGGAGGAGAAAAAACATATGCATACACAATTGAAAAAGCAAATATTATAGAATTAACACTAGTTCATAAAAAATTTCATGGAGATGCTAAATTCCCAAAAATAGATCCAAAAAAGTGGAAAAAAATATATGAATTTTTTTGTGAAAAAGATAATAATCATTTATTCGACTACAGTTTTGTTAGATTTGAAAGAAAAAAATAATCTATTCTCTTCTATCCAATTCCTTCTTTATTTGTGCCGCCAGCTCATAACATTCATTAACAACCGCATGATTTAATAAAGCATTCAAATCCTTTTCTGTCATTTTTTCTAAATCTTGTTGACTTTTACCTTTAAAAAAAATAAGATTATTCTTTTCTATTCCTGTCTCAGAAGTTTCATTTTCTTTATTAAGAGGAAATCCATTTTCAAAATAAATTCCAGCCTTATCAAAAATTTCTTTTGTTGTATAAATGGGAGCCTGAAAACGGACAGCCAAAGCAACAGCATCCGATGTTTTAGAATCTATTTTTTGTTCTATTTTCTCTTTTTTTTTTCCTTCTTTTATATCATCGCTTCCTTCTTCTAACAAAAGATAAGAAAAAAATATTCCATTTACCAATTTATATATAACGACCGCTTTTAATCTAATATGAAATTTTTTTGCAAAAGAAAGAAATAAATCATGTGTAAAGGATCTGGATGGATCTTTTTTTCCTAAAGCAGAAGCAATAGACTGGGCTTGCAAACTCTCTATAATAATCGGAAGTTTTATTCTTCCAGATTCTTCTTCAAGCAATAAAACATATATACCAGATTGTATTTGACTTAAGGATATTCCCCGTATAGTTAATCTAATGAGTTGATCCATAGGAATATATTTATTATAATCAATCT comes from Blattabacterium cuenoti BPAA and encodes:
- a CDS encoding dihydrofolate reductase, whose translation is MKIILIAAVSKNGFIGKNNQLMWHLPNDLKRFKNLTIGKTVLMGRKTFESIGKILPERRNIILTKNKENFLYLKKNQKNIRIISSIKEIEKIYKKIFVIGGEKTYAYTIEKANIIELTLVHKKFHGDAKFPKIDPKKWKKIYEFFCEKDNNHLFDYSFVRFERKK
- a CDS encoding bifunctional nuclease family protein, giving the protein MDQLIRLTIRGISLSQIQSGIYVLLLEEESGRIKLPIIIESLQAQSIASALGKKDPSRSFTHDLFLSFAKKFHIRLKAVVIYKLVNGIFFSYLLLEEGSDDIKEGKKKEKIEQKIDSKTSDAVALAVRFQAPIYTTKEIFDKAGIYFENGFPLNKENETSETGIEKNNLIFFKGKSQQDLEKMTEKDLNALLNHAVVNECYELAAQIKKELDRRE